The Anabrus simplex isolate iqAnaSimp1 chromosome 5, ASM4041472v1, whole genome shotgun sequence sequence aatcgtctgcattcttttctgccctcttcattttttcttTAGTTCTTcaattttcgtcgttcatcaatcaggtctagtatctctcgagttatccattgattctatgttgatctttcctttcttcctaacatctcttcagcagcactactgacCTCATTTTCATGAGTGCCCATTCTTCTACTTTGTTTCCTTCatcctttccatttagtccttgtgcaacatgttccttgaaacagtccttcACACTCTTCTCTTTCAATCTCTCTAGATACCGTCTCAATGGATTCctcccttttttcaatttcttcaacttcagatggcatttcatgaccaacaagttgtgatcagagtccacgtctgctcctgcgaAAGTGTTGCAATCCAACGcatagtttctgaatctctgcctaatcataatgaggtctatttgataccttccagtgtctccacgtctcgcccatgtgtacagccgtcgtttgtggtgtttgtacCAAGTATTAGCAGGGACTAAATTGTGACTGGTGCAGatttcaaccaaccgacttcctctttcgttcctttgtcccaatccgaattctcctgctgtattaccttACATTCCTTGGCCTACCGatgaattccagtctcccatcacaattagattctcgtcaccttttacatattgtatttagTATTCTAttttttcatatattctttcgatttactCATCATGCGTTGAAGtagcaggcatatagacctgcactattatagtgggcattggtttggtgtctatcttgacaggtgccgatgaccttgatgttaggcccctttaaacaacaaacatcatctatcttgacaacaataatcctttcattatgctggtcgtagtagctcacgcgctgtcctattttcttattcattattaaaccaactcctgcatttcccctgtctgattttgtgttgacaattctgtagtcgtctgaccaaaaatcctgcttttCCTGTCAATGCACTTcttttataccaactacatctaactttagtctatccatctcccttttcagagtCTTTGACCTAGCACAACGATTGAAACTTCTAACATGCCACACTCCGACTCGCAAAATTTTACAGTAGTATCTACTGTACAGTATCTTCCTGATGATAGCCCCCTCTCGTGTATCCCTCACCGtgggatccgaatgggggactagtttcctccggaatatttaacccgggaggaagtcatcatcagtacaccattcatacggagagaactgcatgtcctcgggactTAGTTatggctgtattttcccgttgctttcagccatgtagcagtatcaacacagctaagccatgttgagtattattacaaggccttgtcagtcaatcatctagactgccgcccttgttacttccgaaaggctgctacctccctttcgatgaaccattaatTAGTCCGTTCTCtcgacagatatccatccgatatggttgcacctacggctcggctatctgcttcattgtgaaGCGCAAGCCTCCACACCACGGCAAGGTCATATGGTACGCAGACAAGGGTGGTTTTTAGTTGTAAGAAAAAAgcccatggtgtaacagccccgaagggccgtggcctaccaagcgaccactgctcagcccaaaggcctgcagaatacgaggtgttgtgtggtcagcacgacggatccccttagccgttattcttgactttctagaccggagccgccatctcaccgtcagatagctcgtcaattgtaatcacgtaggctgtgtggaccacaaaccagccctcagatgcaggtaaaaatccctgacctggccgggaatcgaacccggggctccgggtaagaggcagagtatgtataggtactttaagacagaaacaggttccaagaaggacatttccaggaaccattaatgaacaaggggagtgtgtatgcgaggatcttcaaaaggcagaaatattcagtcagcagtagtaaaaattgttggttacaaggataatgtccagacagaggaggtgactaaggctaaagaagtattaaattttacatatggcagcaatgacatttaaagtaagtacaaaagttgaaaactagaaaagcagcaggaatcgataaggtttcgggggatatactaaagacaatgggttgggatatagtaccatatctgaagtacttgtttgattattgtttgcatgaaggaactttaccaaatgaatggagagttgctatagtggcccctgtatataaaggaaagagtgatagacataaagctgaaaattacaggccagttagtttgacatacattgcatgtaagctttggaaaagcactctttctgattatataagacatgtttgcaaaattaatatctggtttgatagaggcagtttgggtttaggaaaggttattccactgaagcccaacttgtaggattccagcaagatatcctggattcagaaggccaaTAGGACTGTATcaagattgacctgtctaaggcatttgatagggtagatcatgggagactactggcaaaagtgagtgcagttggacttgacaaaagagtgactgagggggtggctctgtttctagaaaatataactcagagaattagagtaggtgaagctatatctgtccctgtaataattaagaggagaattcctcaaggcagtattattggacctgtatgttttattatatatcaatgatatgtgtaatgaagtggaatcagagataaggctttttgcagatgatgttattctgtacagagtaataaataagttacaagattgtgagcaactgcaaaatgacctcgataatgttgtgagatggacagtaggcagttttatgatgatgaacggggggtaaaagtcaggttgtgagtttcacaaataggaaaagtcctctcagttttaattactgcgggtgaaagttccgtttggggatcattgtaaataccgaggtattaatataaggaaaaatcttcattggggtaatcacataaatatgattgttaataaagggtacagacctctgcacatggttatgagggtatttaggggttgtagtaaggatgtaaaggggagagcatatttgtctctggtgagaccccaactagagtatggttccagtgtatgggaccctcaccaggattacttgattcaggaactggagaaaatccaaagaaaagcagctcaacatgttctgggcgatttccgacaaaagagtagcgttacaaaaaagttgcaaagtttgggctgagaagacttgggagaaaggagacgagctgctcgactaagtggtatgttccgagctgtcagaggagagatggcatgggaggtcatcagtagacgaataaatttgagtagtgtctttaaaagtaggaaagatcacaatatgaagataaagttggaatttaagaggacaaattggagcaaatattcgtttataggaaggggagttagggattggaataatttatcaataacttcaataaatttctaatttctttgcgatcatttaagaaaaggtttcAACAGATAGGTTTCTGCCACTTGGGCGTCTGCCCTAcgtgcagatcagtagcgattgattgaggGGGGCATTCTACTCCTaccccacggggccggcttttagtAGCAAGGCTGTTGGTTTATTTTAACTGTATTTTATATTATGTACGAGTCTCAATATTGGGGGAGTCTTGCAGATAAGTGAAAAAGAAATTTTCTATTCCGTAAATGTTTGCTTGAATAACCAATTAAAAGGACAGTACTGTGATAAAATCATTTCTTTATATTGTAACTGGGATCTTTACCTCTTATCACGAATTCGGTTCATGTTAATCGAAAATTCAGATTACAgggtttctactgtattcgtatagCTGAACATTGCGTGTAGAGTAACAAGATGTGTTTTTCCATTTTCCAGAGAACGTGCCGGACGCGCTGACTAACGACTGTGCCAAGTGTACGGAGAAGCAGAAGAGTGGTACCGAGAAGGTGATCAACTACCTGATCGACAACAAGCCTGACATTTGGAACAAACTAGAAGCCAAGTACGACCCTGATGGTATCTACAAGAAGAAGTACCAGCAACAGGGAGGGACTCTCGCCACTAAACTGTAAATTACGAAGACGTCTCACCACTAAACATAATTATATCGATTATTATATAATGAAATTGCTGTCCATCTACACTGAATAAATTCATCACGCACAGTAGATTTCTTTAATTATATTATGTTACATAATAATTATCCCTCTGTTTGCTAGACCATGCACATGTCCTTCATGACGTACATTGCACCTAGAACCTCCTAACGCACACGTCTTAGCTCAGTACTACGCTTCATGTTGCCTGTTACAAAACCTGGttgtggtaattattattttaagaagaaatacaactgggcaacccatAAGGGAGGACCAATACCTTTAACGAATAAAAAGCACACTTGATGACATATTTTCTTTCTCAGTAGCTGAAAGGTTGACAAAAATTAAATTGCATGAGGAAaatatcagtggcgtatgctgggatcaagacgtgggttaccactagatttaggttacacattttcaatggttggtttagtgaacgtcaatccTTGAGagtttgagctgcagccaatggccaaCGAAGAAGCCTACTGTGTTGTCATGGCTGCTTCACAAGGTACTGCCTtgacctctgctactgtcaatactccaacacctgatcagtgcagatggtagcctaaggtttagcaaattaaagtccttagcaaaagtccgactttgtggctaaacggatagaatgcttgcctttggtccgatgggcccggttcaattctcagaattaaccccctcgtactgttaattcccctggctatGGGACAGGGTGTTTATGACgtattcgccattcatttcatcctcattaattCACACCAAGCCTCTAGAggtgccatgcactattattatttttattaaataactgttttgaattttacagcattaccagcggtcgaacctgtcgttcactggtttattagcttcctcgagagatcagtggtggtgtcagacccatgatcacgggctcgattacaaccaacaaaagagaacactcaACCTGAAtgtttgcatttcattttagcagatttaCGTATAAGAAGCCTATAACAGCAGCCgcgcagtgtcttcctacaaggatgtagaactAAATGGGAATGAAATACCAGCAGTCTGTTGTCTAtcagtatgaggtgaggaagtatatacgatgagtaacgcatggttgttcaTTACCAGTGGCGATATgatggagcgaagcctagcacataTATTCCCCCGGCCCTCGCACCTATCGGACATAgagcagcaagccgcgcgaggtgatGGACCTACAGCCTGAGCTGCAAGATCTGTCTCCTTTGCCTTGCTCCGTGAAATACGTGCGAAGTTTTCTCTCATTGCTTTGAAGTTCtctaaatggaacaatgtgtcagatgcgtacattataatgtgctttagatttccttCGTTCACATTTGAGGTTGGCCTTGGTCGCCCTAAGTATACATCACTGGAAAATATACAATTCTTTCCCAGCATGACCATATAGGCCTATGTAAATGTCACATAGTGCATGTCACCACGGTGGCTGTGTAATATAAATACATTTTCCTGATAACATTTATGAATAGCAATATTTTTCAATGATTcttctacctttttttttttttttttttttttttgctgcgttaagtagctcaaacggtagagcgctggcgttctgagccaaacttggcaggttcgattctggctcagtctggtggtacttgaagatgctcaaatacttcagtttcttgtcagtagatttactggcacgtaaaagaactccttcgggacaaaattctggcacctcagagtctccgaaaaagtagttagtggaacgtaaaaacacaATAACATTACTAACAATGATTCTTTTTAAAATCTGCCCTAGTAGAATATTCAGTTATTTGAAGTATTAATATTGTTATTCAGTTGTTCAAATTTCCTTccttggccgtgcgcatagaggcgcgcggctgtgagcttgcatccgggagatcgtgggttcgaattccactgtcggcagccctgaagatggttttccgtggttttccattttcacaccaggcgaatgctggggctgtaccttaattaaggccacggccgcttccttcccattcctaggcctttcctatcccatcgtcgccataagacctatctgagtcggtgcgacgtaaagcccgtagcaaaagaaaaaaaaattccttcttcatcttctttatctgtttaccctccagggtcggtttttccctcgaattcagcgagggatcccacctctaccgcctcaagggcagtgtcctagagcttcatactctgggccgagagatacaactggggaggatgaccagtacctcgccaggcggcttcatctgctatgctgaagagcggtcttgcggggggatgggaagattggaagggatagacaaggaagagggaa is a genomic window containing:
- the LOC136874132 gene encoding ejaculatory bulb-specific protein 3, which produces MNRVFLVISVLVAILALSVADEKYTDKWDNIDLDEILRNDRLLKKYVDCLLADTDRGCTPDGKELKKNVPDALTNDCAKCTEKQKSGTEKVINYLIDNKPDIWNKLEAKYDPDGIYKKKYQQQGGTLATKL